One region of Luteolibacter yonseiensis genomic DNA includes:
- the moaA gene encoding GTP 3',8-cyclase MoaA encodes MVLAMPPPGGAVASAAGSVLLDRLRRPLRDLRISLTDRCNFRCTYCMPREVFGPGYEYLHRRDLLDFEEITRLVGIFSALGTRKIRLTGGEPLMRRNVPELVSQLRRRAPEVELALTTNGSLLARFAGDLHAAGLHRVSVSLDALDDATFMKMNDADVPVSRVVEGIDAAVAAGFSPVKINSVIRRGVNEHAIEQLADRFSGPDHIVRFIEYMDVGNSNGWRMQDVVPASEIAARLEMDGSLSPLPPREIGEVARRFRTARGGEIGIIASVTQPFCKNCNRARLSSDGRLYTCLFGSHGTDLRGPLRAGASDHEIAEIIRATWELRGDRYSELRTAAGPKPRKIEMSAIGG; translated from the coding sequence ATGGTTTTAGCGATGCCTCCCCCTGGTGGTGCCGTTGCATCCGCAGCCGGTTCCGTTCTGTTGGATCGTCTCCGCCGGCCGCTCAGGGATCTGCGGATTTCACTGACGGACCGTTGCAACTTCCGCTGCACCTACTGCATGCCGCGCGAGGTCTTCGGACCGGGGTATGAATACCTGCACCGCAGGGATCTGCTGGATTTCGAGGAAATCACCCGCCTGGTCGGCATCTTCTCCGCCCTTGGCACCCGCAAGATCCGGCTGACGGGTGGTGAGCCGCTGATGCGTCGCAATGTCCCGGAGCTCGTCAGCCAGCTCAGAAGACGCGCACCGGAGGTGGAACTCGCATTGACCACGAACGGCTCGCTGCTGGCGCGGTTCGCCGGAGATCTCCATGCGGCAGGACTGCATCGCGTTTCCGTCAGCCTCGACGCCTTGGATGACGCCACCTTCATGAAGATGAACGACGCCGACGTGCCGGTGTCGCGTGTGGTCGAAGGAATCGATGCCGCCGTAGCCGCCGGATTCTCCCCGGTGAAAATCAACAGCGTCATCCGCCGGGGCGTCAACGAACACGCCATCGAACAACTCGCGGACCGGTTTTCCGGACCGGATCACATCGTGCGTTTCATCGAGTACATGGACGTCGGCAACAGCAACGGCTGGCGCATGCAGGATGTGGTGCCCGCCAGTGAGATCGCCGCACGTTTGGAAATGGATGGATCGCTTTCGCCACTGCCTCCGCGCGAAATCGGCGAAGTCGCGAGGCGATTCCGGACCGCCCGCGGTGGGGAGATCGGCATCATCGCCAGCGTCACGCAGCCATTTTGCAAGAACTGCAACCGCGCCCGCCTGAGCTCGGATGGCAGGCTCTACACCTGCCTCTTCGGGTCGCACGGCACCGATCTGCGGGGGCCGCTGCGTGCCGGAGCATCGGATCATGAGATCGCGGAAATCATCCGCGCGACCTGGGAGCTCCGTGGCGACCGCTATTCGGAACTCCGCACCGCGGCAGGCCCGAAGCCGCGCAAGATCGAAATGAGCGCCATCGGCGGGTGA
- the mog gene encoding molybdopterin adenylyltransferase gives MKVARLTLSDRASAGVYEDRSGPEIERVFGGSGTGDIEWVRVVMPDERREIEDLLRRLCDEDGCDLVLTTGGTGPSRRDVTPEATKAVIERELPGFGEIMRSRSFDKVPTAILSRSTAGTRGRSLIVNLPGNPKAIGECLPLVIPAIREALKHLNE, from the coding sequence ATGAAAGTAGCGCGATTGACACTCAGCGACCGGGCGAGCGCCGGCGTTTACGAAGACCGCAGCGGCCCGGAAATCGAGCGGGTGTTCGGCGGGAGCGGTACCGGCGACATCGAATGGGTGCGCGTCGTGATGCCGGACGAACGCCGGGAAATCGAAGACCTCCTGCGCCGGCTTTGTGATGAAGATGGCTGCGATCTCGTGCTGACCACCGGCGGCACCGGGCCGTCCCGGCGCGACGTGACGCCGGAAGCCACCAAGGCGGTCATCGAGCGGGAACTGCCGGGCTTCGGAGAGATCATGCGGAGCCGGAGCTTCGACAAGGTGCCGACGGCGATCCTGTCACGCTCCACCGCAGGCACGCGCGGCAGAAGCCTCATCGTGAACCTGCCGGGAAATCCGAAAGCCATCGGCGAATGCCTGCCGCTGGTCATTCCGGCCATCCGCGAGGCCCTGAAGCATCTGAACGAGTGA
- the moaC gene encoding cyclic pyranopterin monophosphate synthase MoaC, with protein MSSPQFSHLDAQGTARMVDVGAKPVQRRTAVATGFIECAPATVLALRDRALPKGDVLTVARVAAIQAAKITDKLIPLCHGLPLDRVDIDFEIQDRGVAIRATSVVSAKTGVEMEALTAVSVAALTIYDMCKAVDKGMVIGSIQVVEKIKE; from the coding sequence ATGTCATCTCCTCAATTCTCACACCTCGACGCCCAGGGAACCGCCCGCATGGTCGATGTCGGGGCGAAGCCGGTCCAGCGCCGCACCGCCGTCGCCACCGGATTCATCGAATGTGCTCCCGCCACGGTGCTCGCACTGAGGGACCGTGCGCTGCCGAAGGGTGATGTGCTCACGGTCGCGCGCGTCGCGGCGATCCAGGCGGCGAAGATCACGGACAAGCTCATCCCGCTCTGCCACGGGCTTCCGCTGGACCGGGTGGATATCGATTTCGAAATCCAGGACCGGGGCGTCGCCATCCGCGCGACCTCCGTGGTCTCCGCGAAAACAGGGGTGGAGATGGAAGCGCTCACCGCCGTCTCGGTGGCCGCGTTGACCATCTACGACATGTGCAAGGCCGTGGACAAGGGTATGGTGATCGGATCGATCCAGGTGGTGGAAAAAATCAAGGAATGA
- a CDS encoding molybdopterin molybdotransferase MoeA: MISLEEARQKILSHVGNAGVIEVGLADAWGGILAEQLVADAYYPTADRSTMDGYVIGGDEVPGTFHVIGEIPAGTFPEIPLGKGEALRIFTGALIPQGGGRVVMQEDVTRDGDHVSIKAFSENRFIREKGSEAAPGDVVLEKGTKLGGAELAILAQIGEVRPKILRKPVVRHIATGSELVAPDQIPGRGEIRDTNSNLLAGLFKSLGVEISDSRRVADDPQAISEIAEGDWDLLLISGGASVGDYDFGAETLKRLGFTIHFDKVNLRPGKPLIFATRGNQVAFVIPGNPISHFVSFHVAIRLAVERLAGLPCHWNFLPLEIRGGEPLRPDPRDSFWVARVSVEDGKLFVTPKSWSTSGNTFSLAGTNALVRVKSGAPADGVVETLLLDLPESIA; the protein is encoded by the coding sequence ATGATTTCTCTGGAAGAAGCGCGTCAAAAGATCCTCTCCCACGTCGGGAACGCCGGCGTCATCGAGGTCGGTCTCGCCGACGCCTGGGGTGGTATCCTGGCCGAACAACTCGTCGCAGACGCCTACTATCCGACTGCGGATCGCTCGACGATGGACGGTTATGTGATCGGTGGCGATGAGGTACCCGGCACCTTCCATGTCATCGGAGAAATCCCGGCGGGCACATTTCCCGAGATTCCCTTGGGCAAGGGCGAAGCGCTGCGGATTTTCACCGGTGCCTTGATCCCGCAAGGTGGCGGACGTGTCGTCATGCAGGAAGATGTGACGCGGGATGGAGATCATGTCTCCATAAAGGCGTTTTCGGAAAACCGCTTCATCCGTGAAAAAGGGAGCGAGGCGGCGCCGGGTGATGTGGTGCTGGAGAAGGGCACGAAGCTCGGCGGTGCCGAACTGGCGATTCTCGCCCAGATCGGCGAGGTGAGGCCGAAGATTTTGAGAAAGCCCGTCGTCCGTCATATCGCCACCGGGAGCGAACTGGTCGCTCCCGACCAGATCCCCGGCCGGGGTGAGATCCGCGATACCAATTCAAACCTGCTTGCGGGTTTGTTCAAATCGCTGGGAGTGGAGATCTCCGACTCCCGGCGTGTCGCGGATGATCCGCAGGCCATTTCGGAAATCGCGGAGGGGGACTGGGACCTGCTGCTCATCTCAGGTGGTGCGAGTGTCGGTGACTATGACTTTGGTGCGGAGACCTTGAAGCGGCTTGGGTTCACCATTCATTTCGACAAGGTGAACCTCCGTCCGGGGAAACCGCTGATCTTCGCCACGCGGGGGAATCAGGTCGCGTTCGTGATTCCAGGAAATCCGATCTCGCATTTCGTCAGTTTCCACGTCGCCATCCGGCTGGCGGTGGAAAGACTGGCCGGACTGCCGTGCCATTGGAATTTCCTGCCGTTGGAAATCCGTGGCGGTGAGCCGCTGCGGCCTGATCCACGCGATTCATTCTGGGTGGCGCGGGTTTCGGTGGAGGACGGGAAACTGTTCGTCACGCCGAAAAGCTGGTCCACCTCGGGCAACACCTTCTCCCTTGCGGGAACGAACGCGCTGGTGCGGGTGAAATCCGGCGCACCAGCGGACGGCGTTGTGGAAACCCTGTTGCTGGACCTTCCCGAATCCATCGCATAG
- a CDS encoding MoaD/ThiS family protein encodes MEISLLAFASSSDAFGFTSRQVSCDPDDTPLTIVRRIAPQVDIGSLRVALDCEFTTWDTPVRDARELAFIPPVSGG; translated from the coding sequence ATGGAGATTTCCTTACTTGCTTTCGCCAGTTCCAGCGACGCCTTCGGCTTCACCAGCCGGCAGGTTTCCTGTGATCCGGATGACACGCCGCTGACCATTGTCCGGCGGATCGCCCCACAAGTGGACATCGGAAGTCTCCGTGTCGCGTTGGATTGCGAATTCACGACATGGGACACTCCGGTGAGGGACGCCCGCGAGCTCGCCTTCATTCCACCCGTTTCCGGAGGTTGA
- a CDS encoding molybdopterin synthase catalytic subunit, with product MIIDIHFTHDPIVVPDTTLPNKEIGAVVDFQGLVREIEGDRALPGLFYEAYETMARKVLARHLEELGKIHGCDAVHFIHRIGWVPVGEASLHIRVLSSHRAEALRFLADSIDRLKLDVPIWKRTERPA from the coding sequence ATGATCATCGACATTCATTTCACCCACGATCCCATCGTCGTCCCGGACACCACGCTTCCCAATAAGGAAATCGGCGCGGTGGTCGATTTCCAGGGCCTCGTCCGCGAGATCGAGGGTGACCGCGCGCTGCCCGGACTTTTTTACGAAGCTTACGAGACGATGGCCCGCAAGGTTCTTGCCAGACATCTGGAGGAGTTGGGGAAAATCCATGGCTGCGACGCGGTGCATTTCATCCACCGCATCGGCTGGGTTCCCGTGGGCGAGGCATCGCTCCACATCCGCGTGCTCAGCTCACACCGGGCGGAGGCGTTGCGATTTCTTGCGGACTCGATCGACCGGCTGAAGCTGGACGTTCCGATCTGGAAGCGGACGGAGCGGCCTGCCTGA
- a CDS encoding DUF3142 domain-containing protein — protein MILNPLASPAVEAMFSRYSILACVFLATGSCGKRQVANPPRVPFEAPAYWVWHRSSRLTGKELSELHHAGTKRLCWQAVECGWKDGKWDAVRISKSFPRPEGIAVIPVFRIKPDTAFLENPDAAKALGRLFTLWADGATYQELQIDLDCPVRLLDRYGKFLRELGEHVAPAEISITALASWPQHPDFLKLARSVRSMAPMFYDLYADAPGEVRENRFQPLADKRTRELIEAWSACPVPWQAGLPNFERVTLYDKDGKLAGHLRNWSHDRLFFHESLKASPLGEGVTLYQADRDCRLDGTEIPEGSKVIHRLPDAEVLASLQASAERAGAMGVIYFALPGPGMRAAYSAGHLAGHPAPRLEVCFDKSGAIVLSNRGGSDLPPNATTGGWRLEVKAEGMGKFRSGPPGEFARLTVPGNAPPELASNLVLHFSKLESGGSITSAALLTNGHSLRWSLAGTDMEGTVKPKE, from the coding sequence GTGATTTTGAATCCGCTGGCAAGTCCGGCGGTTGAAGCGATGTTTTCCAGATATTCCATTCTCGCGTGTGTCTTCCTGGCGACAGGATCCTGCGGAAAACGGCAGGTCGCGAATCCGCCTCGCGTTCCATTCGAGGCACCGGCCTACTGGGTTTGGCATCGGAGCAGCCGGTTGACGGGAAAGGAGCTTTCCGAACTCCATCATGCCGGAACAAAAAGACTCTGCTGGCAGGCTGTGGAATGTGGGTGGAAGGATGGCAAATGGGATGCCGTCCGTATTTCCAAATCGTTCCCCCGGCCCGAGGGGATCGCGGTGATACCTGTTTTCCGCATCAAGCCCGACACCGCGTTTTTGGAGAACCCGGATGCCGCGAAGGCGCTCGGCCGGCTTTTCACCTTATGGGCGGATGGGGCCACCTATCAGGAACTGCAGATCGACTTAGACTGCCCGGTCCGCCTGTTGGATCGCTACGGGAAATTCCTGCGGGAACTCGGCGAGCATGTGGCTCCCGCGGAAATTTCCATCACCGCCCTGGCCTCATGGCCACAACACCCGGATTTCCTGAAACTGGCCCGCTCCGTCCGGTCGATGGCTCCGATGTTTTACGACCTGTATGCCGATGCCCCCGGGGAGGTCCGGGAGAATCGTTTCCAACCGCTGGCTGACAAAAGAACGCGGGAACTCATCGAGGCATGGTCGGCATGCCCGGTGCCTTGGCAGGCGGGCCTGCCGAACTTCGAAAGGGTCACTCTCTATGACAAAGACGGAAAGCTGGCCGGGCATTTGAGGAACTGGTCCCATGACCGTCTGTTTTTCCATGAAAGCCTGAAAGCATCTCCACTCGGCGAAGGGGTGACGCTCTATCAAGCCGACAGGGATTGCCGGCTGGATGGAACCGAAATACCGGAGGGTTCGAAAGTGATCCATCGCCTGCCGGACGCGGAGGTGCTGGCATCGCTCCAGGCATCCGCCGAACGCGCCGGGGCCATGGGAGTGATCTATTTCGCGCTGCCCGGTCCGGGAATGCGGGCGGCTTACTCGGCGGGCCATCTCGCCGGACATCCGGCACCGCGGTTGGAGGTCTGTTTTGACAAAAGCGGTGCCATCGTCCTGAGCAACCGGGGCGGGTCCGACCTTCCTCCGAATGCAACTACCGGAGGATGGCGGCTCGAAGTGAAGGCGGAAGGCATGGGGAAATTCCGCAGCGGCCCACCCGGGGAATTCGCCCGACTGACGGTGCCCGGTAACGCCCCGCCGGAACTCGCCTCCAACCTTGTCCTTCATTTTTCAAAACTGGAAAGCGGCGGGTCGATCACCTCGGCGGCCCTCCTCACCAATGGACATTCCCTACGCTGGAGTCTCGCCGGAACAGATATGGAAGGCACGGTGAAACCAAAGGAATAA